One Flagellimonas sp. CMM7 genomic region harbors:
- a CDS encoding DUF819 domain-containing protein, with protein MVILSLYAAKTKWGRPMGTALLVIVFTAVVANLKLIPSASNTIPLYDAIFSYLAPISIFFLLLGANLRSIKKAGAPMIGLFLIGSLATVLGILVSWYLVSPQNVLGDDGKILAGMLTGTYTGGSVNFNAVALAYDFQERGTLYAGAIAVDNVITAIWVIVTIAFPVLLRRFFKDKKISASPVENDKTENDAIDLQSMGWLLFIGLAAFLVSELIAEVLPKIPSIITLSTLGIILAQTSFVSKLKGGHTLGLYLVYLFLAVIGAYCEISSVIALKEVGLTLLLFTSIAVFIHGCIIILLGTFTFRDWDMISIASQANIGGGTSAIALAETFNRKELILPAILVGTLGNALGTYLGFLVVSIL; from the coding sequence ATGGTAATTTTATCATTATATGCAGCTAAAACAAAGTGGGGAAGACCTATGGGTACTGCATTGTTGGTCATTGTTTTTACCGCCGTTGTTGCCAATCTGAAACTTATTCCCTCTGCCTCAAATACAATTCCTTTGTACGATGCTATTTTTAGCTATTTAGCGCCTATTTCCATATTCTTTTTATTATTGGGGGCAAACCTAAGGTCCATTAAGAAAGCAGGCGCACCTATGATCGGTTTGTTTTTAATAGGTTCATTGGCTACCGTATTGGGCATTTTAGTTTCATGGTACCTGGTTTCACCACAAAATGTTTTGGGCGATGACGGAAAAATATTGGCAGGAATGCTCACAGGAACTTATACTGGAGGCAGCGTTAATTTTAATGCGGTTGCATTGGCATATGACTTTCAGGAACGTGGAACGCTCTATGCTGGAGCCATTGCCGTAGATAATGTAATTACCGCAATTTGGGTGATTGTTACGATAGCGTTCCCCGTTTTGCTGAGACGCTTTTTTAAAGACAAAAAAATCAGTGCTTCTCCTGTTGAAAATGATAAAACGGAAAATGATGCGATCGATTTACAATCCATGGGTTGGTTGTTGTTTATTGGTTTGGCGGCATTCTTGGTTTCCGAACTTATTGCCGAGGTTCTTCCAAAAATACCGTCCATCATTACACTTTCTACTTTGGGTATTATACTCGCACAGACTTCTTTTGTTTCCAAATTAAAAGGAGGTCATACACTGGGACTATATCTGGTTTACCTATTTCTTGCCGTAATTGGTGCGTATTGTGAAATAAGTTCGGTAATAGCGCTAAAAGAAGTTGGGCTTACGCTATTATTGTTTACGTCAATAGCCGTTTTTATCCATGGATGTATTATAATTCTGCTAGGAACATTTACGTTTAGGGATTGGGATATGATTTCAATTGCAAGTCAGGCGAATATTGGCGGTGGAACTTCTGCCATTGCACTTGCTGAAACGTTTAATCGAAAAGAATTGATTTTACCTGCAATACTGGTTGGTACCTTAGGGAATGCTCTGGGAACGTATTTAGGGTTTCTGGTAGTCTCTATTTTGTAA
- a CDS encoding DUF255 domain-containing protein, whose amino-acid sequence MRAVFTYTTQISLLLFLLVGFQTQAQNVEWLSWNEAVELSQTDAKPKKLFIDVYTDWCGWCKKMDKDTFQNEEVAAYMRNNFYMVKLDAEGKDPIDFQGETFNFVASGRRGYHEFAAALLQGKMSYPTVVFLDEKLNMLSPVPGYQKVKPFLQIARYFGDNIYKDKDWNTYAGLGK is encoded by the coding sequence ATGCGCGCAGTTTTTACCTACACTACTCAAATAAGTTTACTTCTTTTTCTTTTGGTTGGATTTCAAACCCAGGCCCAAAACGTGGAATGGCTAAGTTGGAATGAAGCGGTTGAATTATCCCAAACTGATGCCAAACCCAAAAAATTGTTTATTGATGTTTACACGGACTGGTGCGGCTGGTGCAAGAAAATGGATAAGGATACTTTTCAAAATGAAGAAGTTGCAGCATATATGAGAAACAATTTTTATATGGTAAAATTGGATGCAGAAGGTAAGGACCCAATCGATTTCCAAGGTGAAACTTTCAATTTTGTAGCTTCAGGAAGACGAGGATACCATGAGTTTGCCGCTGCTTTGTTACAAGGTAAAATGAGTTATCCTACAGTTGTATTTCTAGATGAAAAATTAAATATGCTTTCTCCAGTACCCGGATATCAAAAAGTAAAACCCTTTTTACAGATCGCTCGTTATTTTGGTGACAATATTTACAAGGATAAAGATTGGAACACTTATGCTGGTCTAGGCAAATAG
- a CDS encoding DUF3995 domain-containing protein: MGVIALFISITLIFLASLHFYWAIFGIKDPSSVLPTNLKSNKVKSPGRFGAVFVGFALLFFAFVFINKVSVYIESDWLNYASIGIGLLFIIRALGDFKYVGFFKSAKNSRFSALDTRYYSPLCLLLGALILILELLG; the protein is encoded by the coding sequence ATGGGAGTTATTGCTCTATTCATATCAATAACTTTAATCTTCTTAGCTAGCTTACATTTTTATTGGGCCATATTTGGCATCAAGGATCCTTCATCTGTGCTTCCTACAAACTTAAAGAGCAATAAAGTAAAATCCCCCGGGAGATTTGGTGCTGTATTTGTTGGTTTTGCATTGCTTTTCTTTGCCTTTGTTTTTATTAACAAAGTATCCGTTTATATTGAATCAGATTGGCTAAACTATGCTTCCATTGGTATTGGGCTTTTGTTTATCATTCGTGCTTTGGGAGATTTTAAGTATGTTGGTTTTTTTAAATCTGCCAAGAACAGTCGGTTTTCAGCTTTGGATACCCGATACTATTCACCTTTATGCCTGCTTCTGGGTGCACTTATCCTAATTTTAGAGCTTTTGGGTTAA
- the lysA gene encoding diaminopimelate decarboxylase: protein MNSLSLLKIAKQFDAPLYVYDAEKISSQFKRLTNAFKGVSNLRLNYAAKALSNISILRLMDHLGSGLDTVSIQEVKLGLTAGFKPESIIYTPNGVSLEEIEEASALGVQINIDNLSVLEQFGSKHPDVPVCIRINPHVMAGGNSNISVGHIDSKFGISIHQIPHLLRIVDLTQMNINGIHMHTGSDILDIDVFLYASEILFETAKNFKDLDFIDFGSGFKVPYKAGDIETNIEELGRKLTTRFNEFCKEYGKELTLAFEPGKFLVSEAGHFLAKVNVVKQTTSTVFASVDSGFNHLIRPMLYGASHEISNISNPKGRERYYSVVGYICETDTFGSNRRISEISEGDILCFKNAGAYCFSMASNYNSRFRPAEVLWHNGKAHLIRKRETFHDILRNQVDVKELFESPEKIATK from the coding sequence ATGAATTCCTTAAGTCTATTGAAAATTGCCAAGCAATTTGATGCACCACTATATGTATACGATGCTGAAAAGATTTCTTCACAGTTTAAACGTTTGACCAATGCCTTTAAAGGTGTTAGCAACCTGCGTCTAAACTATGCGGCCAAAGCACTTTCCAATATATCAATCCTTCGGTTGATGGACCATTTGGGTAGCGGCTTGGATACCGTTTCCATTCAAGAAGTAAAACTAGGACTTACGGCGGGCTTTAAGCCAGAATCTATTATCTATACACCTAACGGAGTTTCTTTGGAAGAGATTGAAGAAGCTTCAGCTCTTGGTGTGCAAATTAACATCGACAATCTATCAGTTTTAGAACAGTTTGGCAGCAAACATCCAGATGTTCCAGTCTGTATTCGAATTAACCCGCATGTAATGGCTGGCGGTAATTCCAATATCTCTGTAGGCCATATAGATTCAAAATTTGGCATAAGTATCCATCAGATTCCGCATTTATTGCGCATTGTAGATTTAACTCAAATGAACATCAATGGTATTCATATGCATACTGGAAGTGATATTTTAGATATTGATGTCTTTCTTTATGCATCTGAAATCTTGTTTGAAACAGCCAAAAATTTCAAAGATTTGGATTTCATAGACTTCGGAAGTGGTTTTAAAGTTCCCTATAAAGCCGGAGATATTGAAACCAATATTGAAGAATTGGGAAGGAAATTAACAACCAGATTCAATGAATTCTGTAAAGAGTATGGAAAAGAACTTACATTGGCTTTTGAACCAGGAAAGTTTTTAGTGAGTGAGGCGGGTCATTTTTTAGCCAAGGTCAATGTAGTAAAACAAACAACCTCCACTGTTTTTGCCAGTGTCGATTCAGGATTCAATCATCTCATTAGGCCTATGCTGTATGGAGCATCACATGAAATAAGTAATATTTCCAACCCAAAAGGAAGAGAACGTTATTACTCCGTTGTTGGCTATATATGTGAAACGGATACATTTGGTAGTAACCGAAGGATTAGCGAAATCTCTGAAGGTGATATCTTATGTTTCAAGAACGCAGGTGCCTATTGTTTTTCCATGGCCAGCAATTATAACTCCAGATTTAGACCTGCTGAAGTACTTTGGCATAATGGAAAGGCCCATTTAATAAGAAAGCGCGAGACTTTTCATGACATCCTTAGAAATCAAGTGGATGTAAAAGAACTGTTTGAGTCTCCAGAAAAAATAGCTACAAAGTAG
- a CDS encoding LON peptidase substrate-binding domain-containing protein — protein MMRLPLLPLQSVFFPGETVPLHIFEERYKQLINDCRQEAITFGIPVFINNTLVYGTEVQLVEVVTTYESGEMDVVCVARQVFKILSFENQLEGKLYAGGDVEFLDVENDANEGLRKEVLLQVEKLYDLMDVPFTKISPKQFNSYSLAHKMGLSFEQEYELLQISNETDRLLFIKSHLKATATVLSEVNRTKGIIEMNGHFKNFDPLDFKNFTV, from the coding sequence ATGATGAGATTACCCCTATTACCATTGCAATCTGTTTTCTTTCCAGGAGAAACCGTACCACTGCATATTTTTGAAGAACGCTACAAGCAATTGATTAATGATTGCAGGCAGGAGGCCATAACATTTGGTATCCCTGTTTTTATAAATAACACCCTTGTTTATGGTACCGAGGTGCAATTGGTTGAAGTGGTAACAACCTATGAAAGCGGAGAAATGGATGTGGTTTGTGTGGCGCGACAAGTTTTTAAAATTCTATCTTTTGAGAATCAATTGGAAGGAAAGCTTTATGCAGGAGGAGATGTTGAATTTTTGGATGTTGAAAATGATGCGAACGAAGGATTGAGGAAAGAAGTGCTGCTTCAGGTTGAAAAATTATACGACCTAATGGATGTGCCTTTCACTAAAATCTCTCCTAAGCAGTTTAATAGTTATTCTCTTGCCCATAAAATGGGACTTTCTTTTGAACAGGAATATGAACTTCTTCAGATTTCAAATGAGACAGACCGATTGTTGTTTATCAAAAGCCATTTAAAAGCTACTGCAACAGTGCTGAGTGAGGTTAACCGTACAAAAGGAATTATTGAAATGAATGGACATTTTAAAAATTTTGACCCTTTGGATTTTAAAAATTTCACTGTTTAA
- the sucC gene encoding ADP-forming succinate--CoA ligase subunit beta, translated as MNLHEYQGKEILASFGVRIQRGLVARNAKEAVDAAKRLTQETGTGWHVIKAQVHAGGRGKGGGVKLAKNLKEVEEIAGNIIGMNLITPQTSAEGKKVHQVLIAEDVYYPGDSETNEFYMSVLLNRATGRNMVMYSTEGGMDIEEVAEKTPHLIFTEEIDPATGLMPFQARKIAFNLGLSGTAFKEMTKFVSSLYRAYVESDSSMFEINPVLKTSDDKIMAVDAKVSIDDNALYRRKNYAEMRDLREENAIEVEAREVGLNYVDLDGNVGCMVNGAGLAMATMDLIKMAGGEPANFLDVGGTADAKRVEEAFRIILKDPNVKAILINIFGGIVRCDRVAQGVVDAYKNMGDAIKVPIIVRLQGTNAELAKEIIDNSGLAVHSAVQFQEAADKVKEVLG; from the coding sequence ATGAATCTTCACGAATATCAAGGGAAAGAAATTTTAGCAAGTTTTGGAGTTAGAATCCAACGCGGATTAGTTGCTCGCAATGCTAAAGAAGCAGTTGATGCTGCCAAACGACTTACACAGGAAACAGGAACAGGATGGCATGTAATAAAAGCACAGGTCCATGCAGGTGGTCGAGGTAAAGGTGGCGGGGTAAAACTGGCCAAAAACTTGAAAGAAGTAGAAGAGATAGCAGGAAACATAATAGGAATGAATCTAATCACTCCTCAGACTTCTGCAGAAGGTAAAAAAGTACATCAAGTACTTATAGCTGAGGATGTTTATTACCCTGGTGATAGTGAGACCAATGAATTTTACATGTCAGTCTTATTAAATAGGGCTACTGGTAGAAACATGGTCATGTATTCTACAGAAGGAGGAATGGATATTGAGGAAGTTGCGGAAAAGACTCCACATCTGATTTTCACTGAAGAGATTGACCCTGCAACAGGATTAATGCCTTTCCAAGCCCGTAAAATTGCTTTTAATCTGGGATTATCAGGTACGGCTTTCAAAGAAATGACAAAGTTTGTTTCCTCACTTTATAGGGCATATGTTGAAAGTGACTCAAGTATGTTTGAAATAAACCCGGTTTTAAAGACATCAGATGATAAAATAATGGCTGTGGATGCAAAGGTGTCTATAGATGATAATGCGTTGTACAGAAGAAAGAACTATGCTGAAATGCGTGACCTACGCGAAGAAAACGCTATTGAGGTTGAAGCCCGGGAAGTAGGATTGAACTATGTTGATTTGGATGGTAATGTAGGATGTATGGTGAATGGGGCCGGACTTGCTATGGCGACAATGGATTTGATAAAAATGGCAGGCGGTGAACCAGCTAACTTTTTGGATGTTGGAGGTACCGCAGATGCAAAAAGAGTAGAGGAGGCCTTCCGTATCATTTTAAAAGACCCTAATGTAAAGGCAATCCTTATCAATATTTTTGGTGGTATTGTGCGTTGTGACCGTGTAGCGCAGGGTGTTGTAGATGCCTATAAAAATATGGGAGATGCTATTAAAGTGCCAATCATAGTAAGGTTACAAGGTACGAATGCGGAATTGGCCAAAGAAATTATAGACAACTCTGGATTGGCTGTACATTCAGCGGTTCAGTTTCAAGAAGCGGCTGATAAGGTCAAAGAAGTATTGGGATAA
- a CDS encoding TerB family tellurite resistance protein → MGTQKEKLSILSEMIAFARVDYSLKESEYDFLLGVASNLGVEKETFDALLKEKSPKVVLKSQAERIVQFNRLLLLMNIDQEQHEKEIHTLHNIGLAMGLPPSAIGQVLEVMHKYPDKVVPPDVLINIFKAHYN, encoded by the coding sequence ATGGGTACTCAAAAAGAAAAATTAAGCATTCTTTCAGAAATGATTGCTTTTGCTAGGGTGGATTATTCACTTAAAGAGTCGGAGTATGATTTTTTGCTTGGGGTGGCTTCAAATTTAGGTGTTGAAAAAGAAACATTTGATGCGCTTTTAAAGGAGAAATCTCCCAAAGTAGTTCTAAAGTCACAGGCAGAGCGCATTGTTCAGTTTAATAGGTTGTTGCTTTTAATGAATATAGATCAAGAGCAACATGAAAAAGAAATACACACACTACATAATATTGGTCTTGCCATGGGGCTTCCCCCATCTGCAATTGGGCAAGTTTTAGAGGTGATGCACAAATACCCAGATAAGGTTGTTCCGCCAGATGTGCTCATTAATATTTTTAAAGCGCACTACAACTAA
- a CDS encoding Hsp20/alpha crystallin family protein codes for MSIVKRNSLFFPSLMNDLARPDWFGGMENLNTNLPAVNIKNNTENFELELSVPGGNKDDFKVEVDNDVLTISTEVKTEDKEIKENYSRKEFSFSSFKRAFTLPETVDGTKIDAAYENGILRLTLPKKEEALPRPKRLITIG; via the coding sequence ATGAGTATAGTAAAAAGAAATAGCTTGTTTTTTCCATCATTAATGAATGATTTGGCAAGACCCGACTGGTTTGGAGGTATGGAAAACCTGAATACTAACTTACCTGCTGTCAACATAAAGAACAACACAGAAAATTTTGAATTAGAATTATCGGTTCCAGGCGGTAACAAAGATGATTTTAAAGTAGAAGTGGATAACGATGTTTTAACTATTTCAACAGAGGTGAAAACGGAGGATAAGGAAATCAAAGAAAATTATAGTAGAAAAGAATTTTCATTTTCTTCTTTTAAACGAGCTTTTACACTACCAGAAACAGTTGACGGTACTAAAATTGATGCCGCATACGAAAATGGAATTCTAAGGTTGACTTTACCTAAAAAAGAAGAAGCTTTACCAAGACCTAAACGATTGATTACAATCGGGTAA
- a CDS encoding M20/M25/M40 family metallo-hydrolase — MIKSLLPNRCVLVLVNVLLVFATQAQSLSKKEIESAAEDALPDAVKDLFEFLLIPNDGNFPEHIEKNLDRCTVIFSDLGFNIQRLETTGAPLLFAEKTYKKKAKTMLFYLQIDGQPVDTSAWNQPSPYIPVIKKKVNDNWVIVPTVENRADLDKDWRIFARSASDSKGPAMAFISALRVLEKLGEKPEYNIKVIMDFQEELGSPDLPGLVKSYSTLLKADAILIMDGTRHLSNLPTLTYGARGIATATLKVFGAKRSLHSGQYGNFAPNPVFETARLLGSLKNEEGKVMIPGFYDGIELSAIEKEKLNQVPEDMEVIKTSLGISQPDMVGETYQESLQYPSLNVRGLKAAWVGQEVRTLIPSEVITEIDMRLVPESDGKRLMESLKSYIIDHGFHIVDSIPTDEERAKHKKLASFNYRLGSSPFRTSFDSSLGKMLNRAMNHLFDDNYINMRTTGGSQPIGPFINTLGVPAVALRIPNPDNSIHAPNENLRIGNFLEGIMSCIAVLNQPMP; from the coding sequence ATGATAAAAAGCCTTTTACCCAACCGTTGCGTGCTGGTTTTAGTCAATGTCCTGCTTGTTTTTGCCACACAAGCACAAAGTCTAAGCAAAAAGGAGATCGAAAGTGCCGCTGAAGATGCCTTGCCAGATGCCGTGAAAGACTTATTCGAATTTTTACTAATTCCCAATGATGGGAATTTTCCTGAACACATTGAGAAAAACTTGGATAGATGTACGGTTATTTTCTCTGATTTGGGGTTTAATATCCAAAGATTAGAAACAACAGGTGCTCCACTGCTTTTTGCGGAAAAAACATATAAAAAAAAGGCAAAGACCATGTTGTTTTATCTACAGATTGATGGTCAGCCAGTTGATACTTCCGCATGGAACCAACCCAGTCCTTATATACCCGTAATCAAGAAAAAAGTTAATGATAACTGGGTGATTGTTCCTACTGTTGAAAACAGAGCAGACCTTGATAAAGATTGGAGAATCTTTGCACGCTCGGCATCAGATTCCAAAGGACCCGCGATGGCATTTATCTCCGCATTACGAGTTTTGGAAAAATTAGGTGAAAAACCAGAATACAACATAAAGGTAATTATGGATTTTCAGGAAGAACTTGGATCACCAGACCTTCCAGGCCTGGTTAAAAGTTATAGCACACTTCTTAAAGCTGATGCCATTTTGATTATGGACGGTACCCGACATCTATCCAATTTACCCACCCTTACCTATGGAGCACGAGGAATTGCAACAGCTACACTAAAGGTTTTTGGTGCCAAAAGATCCTTGCACAGTGGGCAATACGGGAACTTTGCCCCAAATCCAGTTTTTGAGACAGCCCGTCTATTGGGATCCTTAAAAAATGAGGAAGGAAAAGTTATGATCCCTGGGTTTTATGATGGTATTGAATTAAGTGCCATTGAAAAGGAAAAACTGAATCAAGTTCCAGAGGACATGGAAGTCATTAAAACCTCTCTTGGAATTTCTCAGCCAGATATGGTGGGAGAGACTTATCAGGAATCGCTTCAATACCCTTCATTAAACGTTCGAGGATTAAAGGCCGCATGGGTCGGTCAAGAAGTACGCACGCTCATTCCATCCGAAGTTATTACGGAAATTGATATGCGGTTGGTTCCTGAGTCTGATGGGAAAAGATTAATGGAATCACTAAAGTCTTACATCATAGATCATGGATTTCATATTGTAGACTCCATTCCAACAGATGAAGAACGAGCCAAGCACAAAAAATTGGCTTCCTTTAATTATCGTCTAGGTTCCAGTCCTTTTCGTACCTCCTTTGATTCTTCTCTTGGTAAAATGCTAAATCGAGCAATGAATCATTTATTTGATGATAACTACATCAATATGAGAACCACTGGAGGATCACAACCCATTGGCCCATTTATAAATACGCTTGGTGTGCCGGCCGTAGCCTTACGAATACCCAATCCTGATAATAGTATTCATGCACCAAATGAGAATTTGAGGATAGGGAATTTTTTAGAAGGCATTATGTCCTGCATAGCTGTTCTAAACCAACCCATGCCGTAA
- the uvrB gene encoding excinuclease ABC subunit UvrB, with amino-acid sequence MKFQVVSDFSPTGDQPQAIKQLVDGIVEKESHQTLLGVTGSGKTFTVANVVEETQRPTLVLAHNKTLAAQLYSEFKQFFPNNAIEYFVSYYDYYQPEAYIPTSGLYIEKDLSINEDIEKLRLSATSSLLSGRRDVLVVASVSCLYGIGNPVEFQKNVISIHKDQVISRTKFLKQLVQSLYSRTTADFRNGNFRVKGDVVDVFPGYADHAFRIHFFGDEIEEIEALDPFNNNVIEVYDSLNIYPANMFVTSPDILQNAIHSIQEDLVRQIDYFKEIGRPLEAKRLEERTNFDLEMIRELGYCSGIENYSRYLDGREPGTRPFCLLDYFPDDFLMIIDESHVTLPQVHAMYGGDRSRKENLVEYGFRLPAAMDNRPLKFEEFEALQNQVIYVSATPADYELQLSQGVYVEQVIRPTGLLDPIIEVRPSQNQIDDLVEEIQQRVDKDERTLVTTLTKRMAEELAKYLTRIDVRCRYIHSDVDTLERVEIMQDLRKGIFDVLIGVNLLREGLDLPEVSLVAILDADKEGFLRSNRSLTQTVGRAARNLNGKAIMYADTITASMQKTIDETNYRRDKQMAYNTENNIVPKALNKNLDSALVKNSVSTYHFQKEELRAAEPDLEYLTQDQKEKMIREKRKEMEKAAKELNFMEAAKLRDEIKILQES; translated from the coding sequence ATGAAATTTCAGGTAGTATCAGATTTTAGCCCAACTGGCGACCAACCCCAAGCCATAAAACAATTAGTAGATGGTATTGTTGAAAAAGAGAGCCATCAGACATTACTTGGTGTAACCGGTTCTGGAAAAACATTTACCGTTGCCAATGTCGTGGAAGAAACGCAACGCCCAACCCTTGTTTTAGCACATAACAAAACTTTGGCCGCACAATTGTACTCGGAGTTTAAACAGTTTTTCCCTAACAATGCCATCGAGTATTTTGTTTCCTACTACGATTACTATCAACCTGAAGCCTATATTCCAACAAGTGGACTCTATATAGAAAAAGATCTATCAATCAACGAGGACATCGAAAAACTTAGATTAAGCGCTACATCTTCACTATTATCCGGTCGAAGAGATGTATTAGTGGTAGCATCGGTATCTTGTTTATATGGCATTGGAAATCCAGTCGAATTTCAAAAGAACGTAATCTCTATCCATAAAGATCAGGTAATCTCAAGAACCAAATTTCTTAAGCAATTGGTGCAAAGTTTATATTCTAGGACTACTGCCGATTTTAGAAATGGAAATTTCAGAGTCAAAGGAGATGTAGTGGATGTATTTCCGGGTTATGCCGATCATGCATTTAGAATTCACTTTTTTGGTGATGAAATTGAAGAAATTGAAGCTCTAGATCCTTTCAACAACAATGTAATAGAGGTTTATGATTCACTGAATATATACCCTGCTAACATGTTTGTTACTTCTCCTGATATTCTTCAGAATGCCATTCATTCAATTCAGGAGGATTTAGTAAGGCAAATAGATTATTTCAAAGAAATAGGCAGACCTCTTGAAGCGAAACGTTTGGAAGAACGAACCAATTTTGATTTAGAAATGATAAGGGAATTGGGGTATTGCTCTGGGATTGAAAACTACTCAAGATATCTAGATGGTAGAGAACCTGGCACTAGGCCTTTTTGCTTATTGGATTATTTTCCTGATGATTTTTTAATGATCATTGACGAAAGTCATGTAACTCTTCCACAAGTTCATGCTATGTATGGAGGCGACCGTTCTAGAAAGGAAAATTTAGTGGAATATGGTTTCCGTCTTCCCGCCGCAATGGATAACAGACCTTTAAAGTTTGAAGAATTTGAAGCACTGCAAAATCAAGTAATCTATGTGAGTGCCACACCAGCAGATTATGAACTGCAGTTAAGTCAGGGAGTATATGTAGAGCAGGTAATAAGACCCACAGGCTTGTTAGATCCGATTATTGAAGTACGGCCCAGCCAAAATCAAATTGATGATTTAGTTGAAGAAATTCAACAGCGTGTCGACAAAGATGAACGTACCTTGGTGACTACATTGACCAAACGAATGGCTGAAGAATTGGCAAAATACTTGACAAGAATTGATGTTAGGTGTCGCTACATCCACAGTGATGTGGACACTTTGGAACGTGTTGAGATTATGCAAGACCTAAGAAAAGGAATTTTTGATGTTTTAATCGGGGTAAACCTTTTAAGAGAGGGACTGGATCTACCCGAAGTATCATTAGTGGCCATTTTGGATGCGGACAAGGAAGGTTTTTTACGCAGCAACCGTTCTTTAACACAAACTGTTGGTCGTGCTGCGCGTAACTTAAATGGAAAAGCCATTATGTATGCGGATACCATAACAGCCAGTATGCAAAAAACCATTGACGAGACCAACTACCGGAGAGACAAACAAATGGCTTACAATACTGAAAACAACATTGTCCCCAAAGCATTAAACAAAAATTTAGATAGTGCGTTGGTGAAAAATTCTGTTTCTACATATCATTTCCAAAAGGAAGAATTACGTGCTGCTGAACCAGATTTGGAATATCTTACCCAAGATCAAAAGGAAAAAATGATACGGGAAAAACGTAAAGAAATGGAAAAAGCGGCCAAGGAATTAAACTTTATGGAAGCTGCCAAACTAAGGGACGAAATCAAAATATTACAAGAATCATGA